A region of the Gopherus flavomarginatus isolate rGopFla2 chromosome 3, rGopFla2.mat.asm, whole genome shotgun sequence genome:
aaagcaggcagccaaatgacattatagcaaagcattgcacaactttaaaaggagcatgttctgtaattaaGCAGGGACGTAAgattgaaacaacgttaagcgagagggcattaagtggggagttactgtactggCTGCCCAGTGCCCTAACAACTGAAAACAGTTCTTGATCGGGGGCTTGATCAGTATGGGGGCTGAGTTGAATTGTACTGGCTTTTTTGGAAAGGGACATAAACCTATCCAGAGGAATGTAGACTCTTGCTGCTATTAAATCAAGATAAGCTCCTATAAATTTTAAGTTTTGCACAGTGGTCAAAATGGATTTTTGAACGTTCAGTTGCAGGCCCAACTTGAAGAGATCTATAACCTCAGAAGTTGGGTCAGATGACAGGCTGAAAaggagcagctggtacagaagGGCTTTGTTGATAGACAAAGCTATGTGGGCAGATGAGGGCGAATGAAGGATACCAAGCAGCATATGATGAGGTTCTTTAACTTCCTCGAGTTAATTTCAAGGAGTCAGCAATTCTCTTGACCAGATCATGGAACTGCTTAAATTATCCACCAAGGAAGGAGGATGACAAACGATAGCTTCATCCGTACAGGAAGAGGAGATACTGGCCACAGGAGAGACTTCATCATTGGCTCAAGCTTCCTGCTCCTCAAAGGCTTCTTCTTGAGGGTCAGGTCTCCTAGAGGGAGCAGGCGATGCAGGTTGCCTCTCTGCAACGGGTGGTGCTTGATGTCTTGGAATATTGTTGATGACAGGCTGCCCAAGGGTCCCAATGTGGCCAAGAAGGTGGTGCATAAGGCATAGACGGCACCCACGGGTGCTCATACCAGAAAGATAGTGCTTGCAATCTTGTGCCACAAGTGGTTATAGGCTCATCAGAGACCTCTGGAAAGGGGCCTCTACAAAAGCGAGGGGAGAACCCTGAACTGATATTTGGGACACCAAGGCAAAGTCTTCATCAGAATCCTCATCCTCAAACCCACTCTGGAATGGTGGAGTGCCTGAAGAAATCTGAGGTGAAACTGTTGGTATCAGGCAAACTTCAGGCAATCTCGATGTCCTCGGTACCAAAAGAACATAGGAGCCGAGCAACAGAGAATCGGGCATCTCAGATACAGCCAGGTCCCGGGGAAAATGGAAGTCCTGCAGCACCAAGCATACTGTCGGTACCTGTAATCTGCACTCAGGTGATGGTGGCTGAGGCTGCTGACAGTACCATAGGTCTTGGGCACTCTGAGAGAGGTGTGGTTGGAGCCCGAATGGGCTTCTTCGGTTCCAATCAAGCAGAGGAAGAGCTCTTCTTGCCACCTTGGTATGCTAATAGTACCAATGATTTCTCCAGGCCCAAGGTTTTGCTGTCTTTTGGTCTAGTGGTGCCCTGGGTACCTGAGGAACCTGAAGCCTTGTGGGTACATGACTGGAGAGCAGATGGTGGTGAAGTGGCTGAAGACACCAACCACCTCAGCTTTTTACCTGGTGAGCCTCCGACATGGTCCTTGGAGGACCTATGAGATGGGTCTTGTGTCTTCCTCTTAGATGCCCTGGAGGAGTGTTGCTCAGACAGAGAGGAAGCAATAGAATTGTTGGGAGACTTGCAACTAGGGGTCCCCTGGGCATGGGTCAGAAGTTGGGCATAGAGAGCTCTCCGTCATGAGGAGATGAAGTTTTATCTCTCTGTTTTTTCTGGCTCTGAATTTCAGTTCCAGGCAGAACTTCCACTCTTGGGTGATGAGTAATTCCACTAGGCAACAGATGAAGCGGGAGTGCCCATTGCTTACTGGGATTGCCTCTCGGCACAATAGACTATGTCTGAAACTGGGAGAACCAGACACAAGCTCCCTCCCAGTTCACAAGAACTACCTTATCTACCAACCAATatctatttacatatatataagaattttttttttttttactaggaaGCTaaaactactactactacttacTAACTAATTACACTATTGCTAAGAACTACTACAAATAGCTACTAGAATAAGAAATGAAGACAAAGTTGAGGAAACTCAATGGGGACAACTGCCAGAGCTCCGTCTCAGGCTGAAGcggctgagaaggaactgagggcagttcgCCTGTGCAGTGCTATACAACAAAGACACAAGGTGACTAGCACACATGCACAGGCCGAATAGACACAGTTATGagaaatctctgatcaaaggctcggggggggggggtgctagtGCACTTACGGAGGAGCACCATAGGGACACTCCTCCAAGAAGAATCCATAGGTTCTGAGGCTATTCAGAAGAGATGGTGAGGGACAAACTTTTACTTCTAAAGCATGTCAAATAAAATCTCAATCACAATTTCTTTCTAGAAGGTTTGTAATAAACTAAGGTAAACAAGACAACTTCATGCACTACACTGTTACCCAAGAACCTCAGTTTACAAATATTCTTCAGAAACAAGTCATTGGGAGAGTAATTTTCATTAACTTTTGGAGCACTACATATGAGTGGGTTACCCTTCCCCATTGCCTCTTTCCTTCTGCCTCTCCATAAATAAACAAGACCTGTGACAAATCAGGCACGAGTTTGCAACATGTTAAGGAGGAAAAGTGTAATATGTCTGTGCTATATACATATATGCATGCAAAGGCCTCAAGGTACACAGGAGGATGGGCAGTAGCCCCTCTCTAGGAGTATGTCTacaagctgtgctgctgtagcatggaCACTACAGCAACGGAAGGGGCTGTCCCTGTAATAAATCCATCTCTtcaagaggcggtagctaagtTGACAGTGAGGTTGCATCTGTCACGGAGGGAGGCCGACCTCACTACATTGCACAgagcatgacatttttcacagtcaCGAACAAGGTAGCTAAATTGACCTACATTTCAGGTGCACACAAGCCCTACGTGGCTCTGAAAAGAACACAGCTGGAATACTGTACTTACACTCGAATACTCCTACTCAAAACCaagcctgagggcttgtctacatggacacTAAGTTTGCAGCAAGCTGAAGTGTAAATCCACCCTGTACTAGCGTGCTGCATACTAAGTGTCTGTTTGGCCGCTGCAGCCATGCATTAACAATTCCCTAGCGTTTCTGATCTACCCTGCTCTGAAACAGGGGTAGATCAATGTGGACTAGACTAGGGAACTGTTAGGGCACGGCAGTAGTGACCAGAGGGACACTACGTGACACGCTAATGAGGGGTAAGTTAACTCCCCAGTTTGCTGTGGActaaaggctggtctacacttaaaacttaggcTGACCTTGAAAagctgctcagggctgtgaaaaatttcacatagggttgccagatgtctagtttttgaccggaacaccCAATCGAAAAGGgtccctggtggctccggtcagccctgttaaaagtccagttggcagactccctacccagctcctggAAAGTTGCAACATgttcctccagctcctaggtgcagggacaGCCACGGGGGCTCCGtactctccctctccctgttcaccatctccacagctcccactggctgggaaccatggccaatgggaactgcaggggcagcacctctgTGGCAGGGGCTTTGAAATGATGAAGGAAGGGGAGGTTCTGTCCTCAGAGAGGTGTCATCTGCTCTGATCATCTCAATGGGGTGTTAACTCTCTAATCTAGTGGTGATAATGATAATTTAAAtgtcagaatttttaattttctctgCTGATCATTTTTACTTACCACAGAAAAGATGTCCACAGTTTGTTTCAATGGGAAACGTAGCCTGCTGTAAACAGACTGGACAGGACATGTCAGTATAGAAACGATGTCTATCACCAGCAGATGCATCCTGTTGGGACAAAAGAGATACATATTGTTCAGGAATTAACTTCAATTTAGAAGACCACttgagttttaaaaaaacccagaatatATTCTCCACTTGCTAGAAGCCAGACACAGATGATTCAAATTTAAAACTAAATAAGGGCAGAAATAGAATaatatttaaatagaaaaatcaaTTCAGTAAGCAGGTGTTTGTGTAACAAACACATTATTTTCTTCCATCCGTTCTATATAGCATACACTTCAATCTAATTAAGgataatgaaaataaaacctTATGATCTTATATTTAACAAACAGAACTCTTTAGTTTAGGTGCACTGAAGTGTGAGCGACGCTCAAAAACTAGCTTCCAATTCACTATTCACAaaagcctgtctacactaggcaaGAGGCGATGCATCAGTGTTAGCTATAATAAGAAATTTTGGCCTGGGCCCTATCGTAGAAAACTTTGAAGCTGAACAATTCCAGCATGTTGATGACTGCTTGGCTAATCCTTGGATTCCTTCCATGGTTCTGTCACAGGCATCGCAGCCTAGAATCTCCTGTCCCCATAGGTGCCAGGGAAGGGGCCAAGGCCTTTAGCTGGCCTGAGTGGCTCATTGCCCCAGCTCACTGGGCCTTGGCTGCTGTGCTATTTTCTAGAAAGCTTAGCTTGTTAGTCTAAATGCTTCTGGTCCCTGCTCTATAGCTGCAAATTGGACTCCACATTTGAGTTCCTGACCCCCTACTGCCAGGCTCTATGTTACTGTGCAGGGAGCACGCACTGTAATCTAACTTGCATTCTCTTGTGGAGAAACTTGGAACTGTCCTGTACTCAGGGCcgactctaggttttttgccgccccaagctccGAGAGCGTAAATGCCTAAGCAAACAAGCAAGAAagtatccaaaaaaaaaaaaagaatggccagaatgccacccctggaattgtgctgccccaagcacgtgcttcctctgctggtgcctagagcttcTTTAAGGCTCTTCTGAAAGAGATTATGGATTCCAGTTTAAGAAAAAGGGATAGATCTGACAGGCCCTTTTAAATTTATCTATGATCTAAAATTGTAAGGGGATATCATGATATCCATACAAGAAATCTGTCACTTCACCAATAGCTGAAGTTAGTTTTAGTAAGTCCATTTGCAGCGAATGGAGTTTATGCAATGGACATGGACACATTTTCTTTTTCCAGAATGACCcgtttcagaatttttttaaactttagcaGTAAAGGAGCAACAAATCTACACCACATATAATTACACAGATGGACATTTCCAACATCTAGTATGGTACCTGGTCTGTTtgaagctgctgccgaagtgccctcaCTAGCTCTTGGTTGTCTGGATGAATGTTCTGGTGCTCATTTCtgtaagagggaaaaaaaatgaaagaacaaTGACAGCCAGAACACAGAAGaacaaagttttaaaaacaaagtgatttaaaaaataaaacctgaaactgagggggaaaaaaaaaaatcattcactcTCAGTATAATGGATTTTAAAGAAAATTCTAACATAATTAAGGAAACTGCATGATCAATATGTTTAAAAAGGTTTCACTGATATTTTAAGCCATGTGGCACTGTGACCTTTCGTCAAAGGAAAACATCCTTCTTATGACCAATCATCAAGAATAGCTTTGGCTGAAAATTATCAGTtttaataaatgaaaacaaaatcattattGTGTAAAAAATCAAGTTACTTGTAAATATATGTTAGCTAACTCAGAAGTAAGAGttataatattttttctttccattgGGAAGTCCTTTGTTGCTGGAAACATAATTAGGACAACTATTTTTTTCTTCGCTGCATGCATATACTCACTTATTATTGTAGAGTTgaagtatctttttttttaatctattttatttGCTATCTGAAGGATTATGAAATACCACTCAAGAGAAGAAATGGCAGGCTTTTCCTTTGTTTATGAACACTGATCTTATATAACTTACTCCCAGCATTAAAAATATAAACCACTGAGGACCCCAGTGGCAACAAGAGTAGAGGTTAGACATGATAAAAAGACagattaccgtatatacttgttcataaacctaatttttttttttttttttttttttagtaaaaaagggaagcaccagagaagggggtcagttTATGAACGGGTAGAGagaggagaggtgggacacagcccctccaaCAGAGGGAGCGAGAggctgcacagccagcagagccagaagggaagaggcagggccagagtctctccgcttctggccatgttgctctcctcccagcctccgaagcagctgcaacTTCGGGACTGGCAggtcccgccccccagagcaggctgtggccatgctgcGCCGCCTGGTCTGACCCATCACAGCAGGctgcggccatgctgcccagcctgccggagcagctccagccaggccagagacatcctcccctggccctccccagataaggtgggaagggatgggatgaggaGAGTGTGGGGATCCCCGGCTAGGGTCACGTGGGGGGTTACTCTcttgactcccagcttctctccccccccaccctccaacaaAAAAATTTCTCCACCTGTTGCTGTCCCGGCCTGTCATGGTAAGCAGCCGGGGCGTTGGGacacttaggtttacctccgtgcctgcagacactcgaggtaaacaaactatcacggcccaccagcagcttattctgatggcccaggagccaaactttgctgacctctgaattatagggtcggcttatgaacgggttacaaaagttttcctttttacttatccatcttgggtgGGGGGGTGTCAGCTTATAAATGTACCagcttatgattgagtatatacggtacttaAAAGGAGAATCAGAAGAAAGGGCTGCACTGAGGACTGATGAGAAACGGGTGGAGATAAACATTCATCACTTTTTCCCAGACTTGAGCAGGCCACATGGAAATCTTTCTGTATCAATGTGGTGTCATTAAGCTCAACTAAAAATCTTCTACAAGAGATAATGGAATTTTCAGTATTATATTGAGTATTGTTGAAGTTGCAAAGAAGTTCCGTTATAAGTCCGTTTTCATTTGCTCCGTATTTTCTAAAACATTTACCTTTTGAGATGAATCTGACATGTTTGGTATTAACTCAAAGGTGAATTTATTTCTGAAAGTTTGAGCAAAATTCTCTTAGTtgtgggtgtgttttttttaaaagtttgggcATGTTGAAAAACAATATGCTTATCCCATTTTAGTATCGCCTTTGCTTGGTTTTGGAAAAAGATGAAAAATTAAAGCAAACTAAAATCTAAGCAACTGAAATATTGCTAGTGAACATGCTACACGGAAATCTGCTAAGATTTTTAGCTGAGCCTAACAAAGAGCTACTCCATCTCTGACACTTTAGTGCACCATCACCCTGCCGAGGGGCCTGGCAGAATTGCACAatgggctggaagggacaggaCTATTGTCCTATGATGCTtctggggaattctgcaccactgcacaatgcagaatcttgcagaaattaacattgtGCGTGCAGAATtacctttcccccacagaaatggggtTAGTTGATAGCTGCCACTAGGGGCCACTGAACTTGGCCGAACCTAACTTGCATGTAGAAGACACTGTCGGTGAAAGGAGGGGGAGTTAGAGGGTTcgcagcagctgcagttcccagcatacCTTGAGAGAAGACAAGTGCAGCGCAAGAAACTACCTGCAAGCCTGGGACCGAGTATCAAGCTGTTTCTCCCTCTCGATccctggcagggagggagcaggtgTCTGAGCAAAGGGGCGTCCCATAGCTGGGCTCTGTGCttgtgggtgtctggccccccagctgggctctgggggaaaatgggatgcaggtatctgggctggggagcccgAGGTTGGGCTCCGGGGAAAAGAGGTTGTGGATGTCTGGCTCCCCggctgggctctggagggggcaggggggaagggaaagagaaacaggaactggattGTCAGAGAGGTTTCTTTAACgcactactcctgggggaatttgtgtgtgtgtctgtactgttacagacatacttgctgacatgtattttgaaataaactatCAAAATAATTGAATTAGGCATGATTATGGAGCTGAAtaggagctcccagtgtgattctTGACAAAAGAGCTAACGTTCTGGGACATATAAACAGGGCAACCTTGAGTGGGAGTAGAGATTACTTTACCTCTATATTTGttactggtgtgactgctgctgtattactgtgtccagttctgatgccaacaattcaagaaggatgttaataaattagAGAAGATTCATagaagagccaagagaatgattaaaggattagagaaCCTGCCTTattgtgatagactcaaagagcgcGGTCTAGTTAGGTTAAAGAGAAGGTTGAGGGTGATGTGATTACAATCGataaatatctacatggggaacaaatatttaataaagggctcttcaatccagcagagaaccagtggctggaagttgaagctagagaaattcagactggaaaaaaagcatacatttttaacagcgagggtaattaaccattagatcAATTTATTAAGGgttttggtggattctccatcactgaccattttaaaatcaagattggctgtttttcctAAATatatgctgtaggaattattttgaggaagttctatggcctgtgttacacaggaggtcagactagatgatcacaacggtcccttctggg
Encoded here:
- the RNF170 gene encoding E3 ubiquitin-protein ligase RNF170 isoform X3; the encoded protein is MASQQAEVQSLKLDNDSVIEGISDQVLVAVVLSFTLIAALVYMLLRNEHQNIHPDNQELVRALRQQLQTDQDASAGDRHRFYTDMSCPVCLQQATFPIETNCGHLFCAFDIYLH